Proteins found in one Aquibium microcysteis genomic segment:
- the rpsU gene encoding 30S ribosomal protein S21 has product MQVLVRDNNVDQALRALKKKMQREGIFREMKMRGHYEKPSEKRAREKAEAVRRARKLARKRAQREGLVAGPRPAPAR; this is encoded by the coding sequence GTGCAGGTACTCGTCCGCGACAACAACGTAGACCAGGCGCTTCGCGCACTGAAGAAGAAAATGCAGCGCGAGGGCATCTTCCGCGAGATGAAGATGCGCGGGCACTACGAGAAGCCGTCGGAGAAGCGTGCCCGCGAAAAGGCCGAGGCCGTGCGTCGCGCTCGCAAGCTCGCTCGCAAGCGCGCCCAGCGCGAAGGCCTCGTCGCTGGCCCGCGCCCGGCGCCGGCACGCTGA
- a CDS encoding tetratricopeptide repeat protein, with product MHGMKSNHPASRRAIAAAALLGAGLLLSGCQTSSGPAAQIASIDTAQGSAENIASLTAVIERSPSDPNAYNVRGSAFGKAGRYPEAIKDFDTAIQLNPNFYQAYANRALIWRFSGDNAKSLQDYNRALQLNPSYDTAYIGRGNLYRLAGRPTEAFADFERAIKLDTPDPRAYHNRGLLYQAQGQHSFALEDFSTAISMAPDAAEPYNGRGVSYLALGDEDNAFADFNTAIKLDESNAEGWANQALVYEKRGDKARARRSYEQSLRLDPNYAPAISGLDRTRSG from the coding sequence ATGCATGGAATGAAGAGCAACCATCCGGCTTCGCGACGCGCAATCGCGGCAGCCGCGCTGCTGGGCGCAGGTCTCCTCCTGTCGGGGTGCCAGACTTCGTCCGGACCCGCCGCACAGATCGCGTCGATTGATACCGCGCAGGGCTCGGCCGAGAACATCGCCTCGCTGACCGCCGTCATCGAACGCTCGCCGAGCGACCCCAACGCCTACAACGTCCGTGGCTCCGCCTTCGGCAAGGCCGGGCGGTATCCCGAAGCGATCAAGGACTTCGACACGGCAATCCAGCTCAACCCGAACTTCTACCAGGCCTACGCGAACCGCGCCCTGATCTGGCGCTTCTCCGGCGACAACGCCAAATCGCTGCAGGATTACAACCGGGCACTGCAGCTCAACCCGAGCTATGACACGGCCTATATCGGCCGCGGCAACCTCTATCGGCTTGCCGGGCGCCCCACCGAAGCCTTCGCCGACTTCGAGCGTGCCATCAAGCTCGATACTCCGGATCCGCGCGCCTACCACAACCGGGGCCTGCTCTACCAGGCGCAGGGTCAGCACAGCTTCGCGCTGGAGGACTTCTCCACCGCCATCTCCATGGCGCCCGATGCTGCCGAGCCCTATAACGGCCGCGGCGTCTCCTACCTCGCCCTGGGCGACGAGGACAATGCATTCGCCGACTTCAACACCGCCATCAAGCTCGATGAATCCAATGCCGAGGGCTGGGCCAACCAGGCGCTCGTCTACGAGAAGCGCGGCGACAAGGCGCGCGCGCGGCGCTCCTACGAGCAGTCGCTGAGGCTCGATCCCAACTACGCGCCGGCCATCTCCGGGCTCGACCGCACGCGCAGCGGCTGA
- a CDS encoding DUF992 domain-containing protein: MFKRTLLVAGVILALPLSAQAQEGVELGVLDCLVEGGAGFVVGSSKDVSCTYDPADEAQPVEQYFGNISKFGLDVGVTGASVMQWLVLAPTADVYEPGALSGDYVGASAQATAGVGVGANLLVGGSDQSFTLQPLSVQAQTGLNLAVGVSRFELRSAQ; encoded by the coding sequence ATGTTCAAACGCACTCTACTCGTCGCCGGTGTCATCCTGGCGCTGCCACTCTCCGCCCAGGCGCAGGAAGGCGTCGAACTCGGCGTCCTCGACTGTCTCGTCGAGGGCGGCGCAGGCTTCGTGGTCGGCTCCAGCAAGGATGTGAGCTGCACCTACGATCCCGCCGACGAGGCCCAGCCGGTCGAGCAGTATTTCGGCAACATCTCCAAGTTCGGGCTGGACGTCGGCGTCACCGGCGCCTCCGTCATGCAATGGCTCGTCCTGGCCCCGACCGCCGACGTCTACGAGCCCGGCGCGCTTTCGGGAGACTATGTCGGTGCAAGTGCTCAGGCCACGGCCGGCGTCGGCGTGGGCGCCAACCTGCTCGTCGGAGGATCAGACCAGAGCTTCACCCTGCAACCGCTGAGCGTCCAGGCGCAGACCGGCCTGAACCTCGCTGTCGGCGTGAGCCGTTTCGAGCTCCGCTCCGCGCAGTAA
- a CDS encoding NAD(P)(+) transhydrogenase (Re/Si-specific) subunit beta, giving the protein MNADFASFLYLVSGVLFIMALRGLSHPTTSRQGNLYGMVGMGIAIVTTLALAKPSMGGFALIVIGLAIGGGIGAVTARRIAMTSMPQLVAAFHSLVGLAAVMVAAAAMYAPESFGIGTIGDIHAQALVEMSLGVAIGAITFTGSVIAFLKLDGRMSGKPIMIAGRHLINAALGLALVVLIVMLVMTESYAVFWLIVIASLVLGVLLIIPIGGADMPVVVSMLNSYSGWAAAALGFTLGNLALIITGALVGSSGAILSYIMCKGMNRSFISVILGGFGGETTAAGSDDGIQRTVKTGAADDAAYLMMNAQKVIIVPGYGMAVAQAQHALRELADKLKANGVEVKYAIHPVAGRMPGHMNVLLAEANVPYDEVFELEDINSEFAQADVAYVIGANDVTNPSARDDKSSPIYGMPILDVDKARTCLFVKRSLGSGYAGIDNTLFYKDGTMMLLGDAKKMTEEIVKAMDH; this is encoded by the coding sequence GTGAACGCCGACTTCGCCTCCTTCCTCTACCTCGTCTCCGGCGTGCTGTTCATCATGGCGCTGCGGGGCCTGTCGCACCCGACGACCAGCCGCCAGGGCAACCTTTACGGCATGGTCGGCATGGGTATCGCCATCGTCACCACGCTGGCGCTCGCGAAGCCCTCGATGGGCGGTTTCGCGCTGATCGTGATCGGCCTTGCCATCGGCGGCGGCATCGGCGCCGTCACGGCCCGTCGCATCGCCATGACGTCGATGCCGCAGCTGGTCGCAGCCTTCCACTCGCTGGTCGGCCTCGCCGCCGTCATGGTCGCCGCCGCCGCGATGTACGCACCCGAGAGCTTCGGCATCGGCACGATCGGCGACATTCATGCGCAGGCGCTGGTGGAGATGAGCCTCGGCGTCGCGATCGGCGCGATCACTTTCACGGGTTCGGTGATCGCCTTCCTGAAGCTCGACGGGCGCATGTCGGGCAAGCCGATCATGATCGCCGGACGCCACCTGATCAACGCGGCACTCGGGCTGGCGCTGGTCGTGCTGATCGTCATGCTGGTCATGACCGAGAGCTACGCCGTGTTCTGGCTGATCGTCATCGCCTCGCTGGTGCTGGGCGTGCTGCTGATCATCCCGATCGGCGGTGCCGACATGCCGGTCGTCGTGTCGATGCTCAACTCCTATTCCGGCTGGGCCGCTGCGGCGCTGGGCTTCACGCTCGGCAACCTGGCGCTCATCATCACCGGCGCGCTGGTCGGCTCGTCTGGCGCGATCCTGTCCTACATCATGTGCAAGGGCATGAACCGCTCCTTCATTTCGGTCATCCTCGGCGGCTTCGGCGGCGAGACCACGGCGGCCGGCAGCGACGACGGGATCCAGCGCACGGTCAAGACGGGAGCGGCCGACGATGCCGCCTACCTGATGATGAATGCGCAGAAGGTGATCATCGTGCCCGGCTACGGCATGGCGGTGGCGCAGGCGCAGCATGCACTGCGGGAACTCGCCGACAAGCTCAAGGCCAACGGCGTCGAGGTGAAGTACGCGATTCATCCGGTCGCCGGCCGTATGCCTGGCCACATGAACGTGCTGCTCGCCGAGGCCAACGTTCCCTATGACGAGGTCTTCGAACTCGAAGACATCAATTCGGAGTTTGCGCAGGCCGACGTCGCCTATGTCATCGGCGCCAACGACGTGACCAACCCGTCGGCTCGCGACGACAAGTCCTCGCCGATCTACGGCATGCCGATCCTCGACGTCGACAAGGCGCGCACCTGCCTCTTCGTCAAGCGGTCGCTCGGCTCGGGCTACGCCGGTATCGACAACACGCTGTTCTACAAGGACGGCACGATGATGCTGCTGGGCGACGCCAAGAAGATGACCGAGGAGATCGTCAAGGCGATGGACCACTAG
- a CDS encoding NAD(P) transhydrogenase subunit alpha, whose protein sequence is MEKTALEQALDQLDQASAAARLALDQVQDAADAAGMAAHAVSGGAVDPFVFRFAIFVLAIFVGYYVVWSVTPALHTPLMAVTNAISSVIVVGALLAVGISASGLATGFGFVALVLAAVNIFGGFLVTQRMLAMYKKKEK, encoded by the coding sequence ATGGAAAAGACGGCTCTCGAACAGGCGCTCGACCAGCTCGACCAGGCATCGGCCGCGGCGCGGCTGGCGCTGGACCAGGTGCAGGACGCCGCGGACGCCGCCGGCATGGCCGCGCACGCGGTTTCCGGCGGGGCGGTCGATCCCTTCGTCTTCCGCTTCGCGATCTTCGTGCTTGCGATTTTCGTCGGCTATTACGTGGTCTGGTCCGTCACGCCGGCTCTGCACACGCCGCTGATGGCCGTCACCAACGCGATCTCGTCCGTCATCGTCGTCGGCGCGCTGCTGGCCGTCGGCATCTCGGCCTCGGGGCTGGCCACGGGCTTCGGCTTCGTGGCGCTGGTGCTGGCCGCGGTCAACATCTTCGGCGGCTTCCTCGTCACCCAGCGCATGCTGGCCATGTACAAGAAGAAGGAGAAGTGA
- a CDS encoding Re/Si-specific NAD(P)(+) transhydrogenase subunit alpha: protein MGQTVFVPNEAGQGEPRVAASPDTVKRMKALGLDVIVEAGAGHASRIADEDYAKVGAGIGTAGDVARADIVLRVRRPGDAELKGYKSGAAVIATMDPYGNEGSVAAMARAGVTAFAMEFMPRITRAQVMDVLSSQANLAGYQAVIDAAAAYDRALPMMMTAAGTVPAAKVFVMGAGVAGLQAIATARRMGAVVTATDVRAAAGEQVASLGAKFIMTEALKDASGSGGYARELTDDEKKAQAALVAEHIAKQDIVITTALIPGRPAPRLVSADMVRSMRPGSVIVDLAVERGGNVEGAVAGEVVTTANDVKILGHLNVAGRVAASASLLYARNLQAFLETLVDKATGSLSIKADDELVKATMLTRDGAIVHPNFASVPVGPAAPEELDEAAPDPDMTAAAAGAAPKKKAPARRAEPKGKSEGGV from the coding sequence GTGGGTCAGACAGTTTTCGTACCAAACGAAGCAGGGCAGGGGGAACCGCGCGTCGCGGCTTCCCCCGATACGGTAAAGCGCATGAAGGCCCTGGGCCTCGACGTGATCGTCGAGGCGGGCGCCGGACACGCCTCGCGGATCGCCGACGAGGACTATGCAAAGGTCGGTGCCGGCATCGGCACGGCGGGCGACGTGGCGCGGGCCGACATCGTGCTGCGCGTGCGCCGTCCCGGCGATGCGGAGCTGAAGGGCTACAAGTCCGGCGCCGCGGTCATCGCCACGATGGATCCCTATGGCAACGAAGGTTCCGTGGCCGCCATGGCTCGGGCGGGCGTCACCGCCTTCGCGATGGAATTCATGCCGCGCATCACGCGCGCCCAGGTCATGGACGTCCTGTCGAGCCAGGCGAACCTCGCCGGCTACCAGGCCGTCATCGACGCTGCCGCAGCCTATGACCGCGCGCTGCCGATGATGATGACGGCGGCCGGCACCGTTCCGGCGGCCAAGGTCTTCGTCATGGGCGCGGGCGTCGCAGGGCTGCAGGCGATCGCCACCGCGCGGCGCATGGGCGCGGTCGTCACTGCGACCGACGTGCGCGCTGCCGCGGGCGAGCAGGTCGCCTCGCTGGGCGCCAAGTTCATCATGACCGAGGCGCTCAAGGATGCGTCGGGCAGCGGCGGCTACGCGCGCGAACTGACCGACGACGAGAAGAAGGCGCAGGCCGCCCTCGTCGCGGAGCACATCGCCAAGCAGGACATCGTCATCACCACCGCGCTGATCCCCGGGCGTCCGGCGCCGCGGCTGGTCTCTGCCGACATGGTGCGGTCGATGCGGCCGGGATCGGTGATCGTCGATCTTGCCGTGGAACGCGGCGGCAACGTCGAGGGGGCGGTCGCGGGCGAAGTGGTGACCACCGCCAACGACGTGAAGATCCTCGGCCATCTGAACGTGGCGGGCCGGGTTGCAGCATCGGCCTCGCTGCTCTATGCGCGCAACCTGCAGGCCTTTCTGGAGACCCTCGTCGACAAGGCAACCGGTTCGCTTTCGATCAAGGCCGACGACGAACTCGTCAAGGCGACGATGCTCACACGGGACGGCGCCATCGTGCATCCGAATTTCGCCTCCGTCCCGGTCGGGCCGGCCGCGCCGGAAGAACTGGACGAGGCCGCTCCTGACCCGGATATGACGGCCGCTGCCGCTGGTGCCGCTCCGAAGAAGAAGGCTCCGGCCCGGCGTGCCGAGCCCAAGGGCAAGTCCGAGGGAGGGGTTTGA
- a CDS encoding aa3-type cytochrome c oxidase subunit IV yields the protein MADNTPTGPVEMGAEMDYSEHEKTYSMFIAMAKYGTILCVALLVAMAFGFFAGGGFISSTILFVLLVAAASYLAR from the coding sequence ATGGCTGACAACACGCCGACCGGGCCGGTCGAAATGGGCGCCGAGATGGACTATTCGGAGCACGAGAAGACGTATTCGATGTTCATCGCGATGGCCAAGTACGGGACCATCCTGTGCGTCGCCCTGCTCGTGGCCATGGCTTTCGGCTTCTTCGCCGGCGGCGGCTTCATTTCGTCGACCATCCTCTTCGTCCTGCTCGTCGCCGCTGCCTCCTACCTGGCGCGCTGA
- a CDS encoding Uma2 family endonuclease, protein MSQSKQTKMTVEEFFDWQQRQDRNYELVDGVPVLTVKAMTGASRRHDRVTVNALATLHAALRGKPCSATTDDQSVVTDRGTRRPDITVDCGRADDRSMSTADPRVVVEVLSPSTMRYDRFQKLEEYKRHPAIRVILLVDSEAPQVTVWRRVDGEWTYGELTGLDAVIDLPEIDAALPLSELYADLTFEASSG, encoded by the coding sequence ATGTCGCAATCAAAGCAGACGAAGATGACCGTCGAGGAGTTCTTCGACTGGCAGCAGCGCCAGGACAGGAACTACGAACTCGTCGACGGCGTGCCGGTTCTCACCGTCAAGGCAATGACGGGCGCGAGCCGGCGGCACGACCGCGTAACCGTGAATGCCCTTGCGACACTGCACGCCGCCTTGCGCGGCAAGCCATGCAGCGCCACGACCGACGATCAATCGGTGGTCACCGACCGCGGCACGCGCCGACCCGACATCACCGTCGACTGCGGAAGGGCCGACGACCGGTCCATGTCGACGGCCGATCCGCGCGTCGTCGTCGAGGTCCTGTCGCCGTCGACCATGCGCTACGATCGCTTCCAGAAGCTCGAGGAGTACAAGCGTCACCCGGCGATCAGGGTGATCCTGCTCGTCGATTCAGAGGCGCCGCAGGTGACGGTCTGGCGACGCGTCGACGGCGAATGGACCTATGGGGAGTTGACGGGGCTCGACGCTGTCATCGACCTGCCCGAGATCGACGCGGCGCTGCCGCTGTCGGAACTCTACGCGGACCTGACCTTCGAAGCCTCATCGGGCTGA
- a CDS encoding ABC transporter ATP-binding protein — translation MTAENTGATGHDPARETATDAILAVNNIEVIYNHVILVLKGVSLTVPRGGIVALLGANGAGKTTTLKAISNLLHAERGVVTKGNIQFEGDRVEALSPNDLVRRGCIQVMEGRHCFGHLTVEENLLTGAFTRRDGSAGIKRDLEMVYDYFPRLRVRRSSQAGYTSGGEQQMTAIGRALMSRPKMILLDEPSMGLAPQLVEEIFEIVRKLNEEQGVSFLLAEQNTNIALRYAKYGYILESGRIVLDGDASALRDNEDVKEFYLGVAGDGRRSFKNVKHYKRRKRWLA, via the coding sequence ATGACAGCCGAAAACACGGGTGCCACCGGGCACGACCCCGCGCGCGAGACCGCGACGGACGCCATTCTGGCGGTCAACAACATCGAGGTGATCTACAACCACGTGATCCTCGTCCTGAAGGGCGTGTCGCTCACCGTTCCCCGCGGCGGCATCGTGGCGCTCCTCGGCGCCAACGGGGCTGGCAAGACGACCACCCTGAAGGCGATCTCCAACCTCCTGCATGCCGAGCGCGGGGTGGTCACCAAGGGCAACATCCAGTTCGAAGGCGACCGCGTCGAGGCGCTGTCGCCCAACGACCTCGTGCGGCGCGGCTGCATCCAGGTGATGGAGGGCCGCCACTGCTTCGGCCACCTGACGGTGGAGGAGAACCTGCTCACGGGCGCCTTTACGCGCCGCGACGGGTCGGCGGGCATCAAGCGCGACCTCGAGATGGTCTACGACTACTTTCCGCGCCTGCGCGTCAGGCGGTCGTCCCAGGCCGGCTACACGTCCGGCGGCGAACAGCAGATGACGGCGATCGGCCGGGCGCTGATGTCGCGGCCCAAGATGATCCTGCTCGACGAACCCTCGATGGGGCTCGCGCCGCAGCTCGTCGAGGAGATCTTCGAGATCGTGCGCAAGCTCAACGAGGAGCAGGGCGTGTCCTTCCTGCTGGCCGAGCAGAACACCAACATCGCGCTGCGCTATGCAAAGTACGGCTACATCCTCGAATCCGGCCGCATCGTGCTCGACGGCGACGCCAGCGCGCTGCGCGACAACGAGGACGTCAAGGAGTTCTATCTCGGCGTGGCCGGCGATGGCCGCCGCTCGTTCAAGAACGTCAAGCACTACAAGCGGCGCAAACGCTGGCTGGCGTGA
- a CDS encoding ABC transporter substrate-binding protein: MRLKSLIAGGILAAMASTAALPVFAEDSVYVPLFSYRTGPFAGSGIPIANGMSDYLTMLNERDGGINGVRIAIEECETGYDTQKGVECYEQVKAKNPLVISPYSTGITLQVIPKAGVDKIPVLSMAYGLSAAAVGNVFPWVFNPPATYWDGASAIVADIARREGGLESLKGKKIGYIYLDAGYGKEAIPLLEDFSRQYGFELTLYPVPGKEMQNQSSQWLNVRRDRPDYMIMWGWGAMNPTAVKEAVKIRYPMDKFYGVWWSGGNDDAAAGGEDAKGYRTLNFHGVGSDYPVIQDIKKYVVDAGKSQVDPAKFADNLYNRGVYNSMLIAEGIRRAQELTGKKVIDATDMRVGLENLNVDEARLKEMGMEGFAGTLKLSCADHSGHHQVYVVEWDGKDWQKSGDWFSPMTEVVRPMLEKAAEEYKAANAPWPERTEPCLSN, encoded by the coding sequence ATGAGACTGAAATCGCTGATCGCCGGCGGCATCCTCGCCGCCATGGCATCGACGGCGGCGCTGCCCGTCTTCGCCGAGGACAGCGTCTACGTGCCGCTGTTCAGCTACCGGACGGGTCCCTTCGCCGGGTCGGGCATTCCGATCGCCAACGGCATGAGCGACTACCTGACGATGCTCAACGAGCGCGACGGCGGTATCAACGGCGTCAGGATCGCCATCGAGGAGTGCGAGACCGGCTACGACACGCAGAAGGGCGTGGAGTGCTACGAGCAGGTCAAGGCCAAGAACCCGCTGGTGATCTCGCCCTATTCGACGGGCATCACGCTCCAGGTCATCCCGAAGGCGGGGGTCGACAAGATTCCGGTGCTGTCGATGGCCTATGGCCTGTCGGCCGCAGCCGTCGGCAACGTCTTCCCCTGGGTGTTCAACCCGCCCGCGACCTATTGGGACGGCGCTTCGGCGATCGTCGCCGACATCGCGCGGCGCGAGGGCGGGCTGGAGAGCCTCAAGGGCAAGAAGATCGGCTACATCTACCTCGACGCCGGCTACGGCAAGGAGGCGATCCCGCTGCTGGAGGATTTCTCCAGGCAGTACGGCTTCGAGCTCACCCTCTATCCGGTTCCCGGCAAGGAGATGCAGAACCAGTCGTCGCAGTGGCTCAACGTGCGCCGGGACCGTCCGGACTACATGATCATGTGGGGCTGGGGCGCGATGAACCCGACCGCGGTCAAGGAAGCCGTCAAGATCCGCTATCCGATGGACAAGTTCTACGGCGTGTGGTGGTCGGGCGGCAATGACGATGCGGCAGCCGGCGGCGAGGATGCCAAGGGCTACCGCACGCTGAACTTCCACGGGGTGGGCAGCGACTATCCGGTCATCCAGGACATCAAGAAGTACGTCGTCGATGCGGGCAAGAGTCAGGTCGATCCGGCCAAGTTCGCCGACAACCTCTACAACCGCGGCGTCTACAATTCGATGCTGATCGCGGAAGGCATCCGCCGCGCGCAGGAACTGACGGGCAAGAAGGTGATCGACGCCACCGACATGCGCGTGGGGCTCGAGAACCTCAACGTCGACGAGGCCCGGCTGAAGGAGATGGGCATGGAAGGCTTCGCGGGCACGCTCAAACTGTCCTGCGCGGATCACTCCGGCCATCACCAGGTCTATGTCGTCGAGTGGGACGGCAAGGACTGGCAGAAGTCGGGCGACTGGTTCTCCCCGATGACCGAGGTGGTACGCCCGATGCTGGAGAAGGCGGCCGAAGAATACAAGGCCGCCAACGCGCCCTGGCCGGAGCGCACCGAGCCCTGCCTGTCGAACTGA
- a CDS encoding branched-chain amino acid ABC transporter permease has protein sequence MFYREAGQFKTSYAADQQVFPILQDRIGVAVILGVAIFVVPFVANDFFLSAIAIPFLILALATIGLNVLTGYAGQLSLGTGGFMGVGAYACYKLTTIFPDVPIVVHVLLSGFAAAGIGMIFGLPSLRIKGLYLAVTTLAAQFFLEWCFIRIPWLYNYNASGAIEVPGRDLFGTMVTGASAGSVPRYFTVLAIVILLTVLVKNLLRGRIGRQWMMIRDMDIAAELMGVRPLYAKLSAFAVSSYLCGVAGAMFVFFYLGAAEPSAFSITLSFQVLFMAILGGLGSLVGCFFGAAFIWALPIILRAGPPLIGIPIAAETAFHITSMIVGALIVAFLILEPHGLARLWQIGKEKLRVWPFPYA, from the coding sequence ATGTTCTATCGCGAGGCAGGGCAGTTCAAGACGTCCTACGCGGCCGACCAGCAGGTCTTTCCGATCCTGCAGGACCGCATCGGCGTCGCCGTCATCCTCGGCGTCGCCATCTTCGTCGTCCCGTTCGTCGCCAACGACTTCTTCCTGTCGGCGATCGCCATCCCCTTCCTCATCCTGGCGCTCGCCACGATCGGGCTCAACGTCCTGACGGGCTATGCCGGCCAGCTGTCGCTCGGGACCGGCGGCTTCATGGGGGTCGGCGCCTATGCCTGCTACAAGCTGACGACGATCTTTCCCGACGTCCCGATCGTCGTGCACGTCCTGCTGTCGGGCTTCGCCGCCGCGGGTATCGGCATGATCTTCGGCCTGCCGTCGCTGCGGATCAAGGGGCTCTATCTGGCGGTGACGACGCTGGCGGCGCAGTTCTTCCTCGAATGGTGCTTCATCCGCATCCCCTGGCTCTACAACTACAATGCCTCGGGCGCGATCGAGGTGCCCGGCCGGGACCTGTTCGGAACCATGGTCACGGGTGCGTCGGCAGGGAGCGTGCCGCGCTACTTCACGGTGCTCGCCATTGTCATCCTGCTCACCGTCCTGGTGAAGAACCTCTTACGCGGGCGCATCGGGCGGCAGTGGATGATGATCCGCGACATGGACATCGCCGCCGAACTGATGGGCGTTCGCCCGCTTTACGCCAAGCTCTCGGCCTTCGCCGTCTCGTCCTATCTCTGCGGGGTGGCGGGCGCGATGTTCGTGTTCTTCTATCTCGGCGCCGCGGAGCCGTCGGCCTTTTCCATCACCCTGTCCTTCCAGGTCCTGTTCATGGCGATCCTGGGCGGGCTGGGCTCGCTCGTCGGCTGCTTCTTCGGCGCGGCCTTCATCTGGGCGCTGCCGATCATCCTGCGCGCCGGGCCGCCGCTGATCGGAATTCCGATCGCAGCCGAGACCGCCTTTCACATCACCTCGATGATCGTGGGGGCGCTGATCGTGGCGTTCCTGATCCTGGAGCCGCATGGTCTGGCGCGGCTGTGGCAGATCGGCAAGGAGAAGCTCAGGGTGTGGCCCTTCCCCTACGCGTGA
- a CDS encoding branched-chain amino acid ABC transporter permease produces MLYQIFVDPFVQMADMPDFLLQVIWEGFVAGVLYALIALGFVLIFKASGVFNFAQGIMVVFAGLTLVGLHEAGVPAYLALVLAIGVMAVLAIAVERFVMRPLVNQPDIILLMSTIGMTYFLIGLGEFVFGGEPKKMITEELGLPTGSTEIEIGERGLVILQHIDIAAAVIAIIMVAALALFFNKTRIGRALRAVADDHQAAQSVGISLNQIWAIVWFAAGIVALATGIMWGARSDVSFALEIVALKALPVLILGGFTSVPGAIVGGLIIGIGEKIGEIYWGPLVGGGIESWLAYMIALVFLLFRPQGLFGERIIERV; encoded by the coding sequence GTGCTCTACCAGATCTTCGTCGACCCCTTCGTCCAGATGGCGGACATGCCGGACTTCCTGCTGCAGGTGATCTGGGAAGGCTTCGTGGCCGGCGTCCTCTACGCGCTGATCGCGCTCGGCTTCGTCCTCATCTTCAAGGCCTCGGGCGTCTTCAACTTCGCCCAGGGCATCATGGTGGTCTTCGCCGGCCTCACCCTCGTGGGCCTGCACGAGGCGGGCGTGCCGGCCTACCTGGCGCTGGTCCTGGCCATCGGCGTCATGGCGGTGCTGGCCATCGCCGTCGAGCGCTTCGTGATGCGTCCGCTGGTCAACCAGCCCGACATCATCCTGCTGATGTCGACCATCGGCATGACCTACTTCCTGATCGGTCTCGGCGAGTTCGTCTTCGGCGGCGAGCCGAAGAAGATGATCACGGAGGAACTCGGCCTGCCCACCGGCTCGACCGAGATCGAAATCGGCGAACGCGGGCTCGTCATCCTTCAGCACATCGACATCGCGGCCGCCGTCATCGCCATCATCATGGTCGCGGCGCTCGCGCTGTTCTTCAACAAGACGCGCATCGGTCGGGCGCTGCGGGCCGTGGCCGACGATCACCAGGCGGCCCAGTCGGTCGGCATCTCGCTCAACCAGATCTGGGCGATCGTCTGGTTCGCGGCCGGCATCGTGGCGCTCGCCACGGGCATCATGTGGGGCGCGCGGTCCGACGTCTCCTTTGCGCTGGAGATCGTGGCGCTGAAGGCGCTGCCGGTGCTGATCCTCGGCGGCTTCACCTCGGTCCCCGGCGCCATCGTCGGCGGGCTGATCATCGGCATCGGCGAAAAGATCGGCGAGATCTACTGGGGACCGCTGGTCGGCGGCGGCATCGAGAGCTGGCTCGCCTACATGATCGCGCTGGTCTTCCTGCTGTTCAGGCCGCAGGGCCTGTTCGGCGAACGCATCATCGAACGGGTCTGA